In Microcebus murinus isolate Inina chromosome 20, M.murinus_Inina_mat1.0, whole genome shotgun sequence, the following are encoded in one genomic region:
- the ZNF469 gene encoding zinc finger protein 469 translates to MPGEQPQGAPPPARTGALQPCQVAGGLGGPCQPPHEDHAPASRPAKAARETGRGAPAVEPPEAQLLPAREGVPKAPLLRTQALGGGPGKGGGLRGPPGRSRSQTHVRLAAGAAGSAQQPYSPSIASSRAKPALDEAPEGHQLEAPHPPEAEAPRPPLRPGLPRTEARPPPEELSFRRCFPETPSSFTSTNYTSANAAPGPPALRAPPSRGASPLGPASHPEFQASGADSWPLAAENSFLGANFGVPPTEPEPFPEGGRPGGPVGVPFQFSFPELPGPGTKPFPADTAGHEFANRALVFAFHQPPGAWPEGAVGTGPAYPPAPQPLPCYPGQPGTLDPPSNLSGALPAPGVARPAPTPFSDGLHKSLTKVLPERPPSAQDGLGSPRGPLNPLPQRRLPGQACGARVDTSPGPLDTELATPGPPAARLPPLWDPVTAPYPTPALGPPAAARNPFFKGQPGPGQRLCLPQSPPLPWAQLLPTAGPSPHQMEVQSRLPFPTAAPEWQGGSQGALGAAGQTAGPGAKLVAVRSGAGQLGGSPGLFSYSGAQDAGAQPLFFGVPQPQLSPRGTPSLPPPRVVGASPSESPLPSPATNTAGSTCSSLSPLSSSPANPSSEESQLPAPLGPPAFFHQSPEQPPHAHPRHFPPAEPPAKAFPFPADGLGAEGAPFPHEPPPYPAQHFALSSASLDQLDVLLTCRQCDRNYSSLAAFLAHRQFCGLLLARAKDGSPQPQGPPGLPSPCAAAPKAAADTLAGGLGHGKAVPFLLAGDVQADGKDEALRMSFLPGLAAAAAAAAFPLPPAELDLEDDAKLDSLITEALNGMEYQPDSPEIDSSFIDVFTDEEPPGPRGPGTGQPPKARPGPAPESRAQPPLAAPTAELQDPRAADGGCPARSRPKTRSLGVPPAEAEAGSLVRPQRRGKQLKLFRKEPDVASTAEGPGGGARASSCLRPRRKKGSREERPRARDLGTPANKGRGGPNTQVPRASPVPEETRSPRHLRPPPRKDARRRKAGAGTWSKELIHKIVQQKNKLHHRRRQARGAHGRRGSLVAEGPQPGGAQDRGLRESEDISESEDEFPRRQQPGSGSRGRPRRGSCRRWHHRGEKRKDGDSAPGPRADGELQEPRQAVTQDTGGLPSPERPHSPRPGPPPGLEATERGPECADHPTAAPQQSPRVPTETHPPEENPPSLDVPQVAKRPEVAEETPPDPTKLGEVPRSPPAARVTGSPGPPTPERAPPGREDAGRPRPPGGFPDAAPQRGSSPAPGTGGPLGAPGCTRPPASRDGGDAPAPQPGGFLGPLANATSAAYPEATVPLSKNSDLGGGPAHANSGHPTMGVPVAKRGPHPHSGPPRELFLAPKDLAGCLLEDLYPKPPAVDAPPARSSPCLSPGGADTCSLAPKLPERPPYSAETDPGKAGSPLTLESTSLFAGLAVDGFCPPLYDGHVPLARAGPAPGKPRLDPPYPSFLLLEDVAPMLPGHFPGLSSAGAAFGDKCPGEGTPSPPPAPGRRDGHGATFVRSLSEEELEIRRLVTELESQLGRGGGSPGAPGQRGEAERAGGAHASSGTEPSGPHGDAAELAGAGEPSPHRGGAETAEDATEGAPGSRPGQGPHPASRPAGEAAAPWAGSQEDLALGASLGPPGNSVSFQLAQEAGVSQAGGEGGVPPDVPLPALGGQPGPLLAAERLAKRGPNRHLPFPKSEDSAHLAPGFAFQGDGVPPLDATGPPGVPPSEAAQGPFVGRAGGAGGLLHPLAGGPGSEGIEFAPAGASSLTAPPGREAQAVPVPGPACAPDAGPGGRPQDPTSNPQLQLLGAEAGGITDDTWGRQGPPPAVAQSPPAVAQSPLRGDSSALEGHCVRGRDVACSPTQGSPRGEQGTAVPAVAGRQLGPKADGHLGLLSLSQGPEGQGQASRLRPDNWGLAGGPESPSLGTGPETPLARPAGGAGAALEGLRVASGLQVEAQPSPSRPFPAGEPPTAAHAQSGAEDQSPGKTASPGLHKQLPLSGPGPSSPLGGLGACAPSPTTPATPSPCSPKHLPQQDPPIWTSGATGVTGQQRGLLPVSPPGPGLLPACPPGWAPLGGAGCVQAPTGDGAGGPPGAAPSCDPKETLAHHPLLGDPPSQPGCISISGDSTRRPPEASRRERPGQSPARDTPPPPVGATPPRVTSLPAKDETWPARGLQAPDTPCSGAPAPTSPDGSPEDPSSLSQSNTAQLGRKEAQDVLAVPADPTVLGAAGPDRHTCLEGESGASSQGQPELGAPEARQASVTEVPATVTCPSAGLCLGSTAFPSSTAGDSRPRYPQSHRNVPYQVPQEDPLSPQDPEQRPHSFKKKPVSTENGLWKGQAPGGPPVTCEVCSASFRSRPGLSRHKARKHQLHKATAQPRLAAPTTSRPPGKKSHRAPRKDRARHPLTGGPCRAARPPSAPGSKEVRPGLGAPRTPGSPPGQQPRPPGLQEHGVRVQAPAPEPGRPAPLGAGERPPKQAEEREDRTPPTEPPSHSAGKSKKKGGKPGARRFRERARGPPDGILDKARRSPAAAAANRPAPPSCRLPLEGDLGPRGMEGTLETVAAETGTGALRAEGTSRDQATCQRRMEEAPAGEWPVGPEGALVREPWGPPEAGTVACGEPPQAARSKSAADSGGAQSGPEEGVWEGHTPPLSPPGPPETPGSKRGLLDEPAARGAVPGPEDPTPGAPSPGLGDPLSLFDDEVSFSQLFPLCGRLTRKKRNPRVYGNRGEKPRRPPPLPQPGSSEAGGRSPLLCARLPTDLSDSGSLCLSQEEPWEDEAAGLPESFLPDGFLISKVPGLSLWASEPSGEAGTEKAPAHRPEDDLPELHMVPAAWRGRELWVPTDDTPSSLGDVSPEPPNLEREGYATSLPASDFEVLSPKLEVQDLCFLGPFEDPSDLPGTSFLDFEATAMSQGPRKERTEEVAARPGRAGGPEPPPAQGRRASYKCRACFQRFRGLAELDLHKLAHSPSPPPTCYMCVERRFGSRQLLREHLQDKHLQGKAGPWACGMCLKEVADVWMYNQHLREHAVQFARRGQVRRCLGDLPGCLEGGGGGGGISAFLSSVPEPASKPHRGKRAGGKAQARGPGKESPRERAKPRARGGAATPDGVSAPATPAAAGSSAALPGPSKTPPSPSPDPWSSGEPLLQAVPVHADCKDPSRDCHHCGKRFPKPFKLQRHLAVHSPQRVYLCARCPRVYAEHRELLAHLGAAHGAEGPREPQHTPLYACELCANVMHIIKKSFACSSCNYTFAKKEQFDRHMDKHLRRGQQPFTFRGVRRPGAPAQKAPALEGALPSKRRRVAVPSGPPGPGVDGPLSGGSSPALLQVRPEAAPGSTEGTPETLERPEDPGGPTVSWRDLPPDLQEDPPPALSPFPAALAEGNGGHEPDGALEMRPEDEAPPGSPGPLLVQSTLLPGEPLPRPGARGQATEGKGAPLPPSGRRRVPSPRGKCGPEHSQEDPSPPQKEKQASTCHVVPEGGTGVPSHKGIATRPGGCQSSSKDRSAAPTPSPAPKLPLQPRKASGSLAPGELVRGTENGTKATTPKDRPGPSSQGSGGPRPSTKTGGGSQPQPASGQLQSETASTPARPGFPGHSPAPDKTPPQAQAKGCTKGPGGAGDQGPRRSPGPREKGGGGEKRRKGQVPGLPSSENVGSLGRAPPAPDRPPRAPRKQATPSRVPPAKPRPSSQNSKPRPQPSEPKEAPGRAFAQERPPLRPPRRGRAVHSPDPPGRGYRTAEAQSDLLSQLFGQRLTGFKIPLKKDTSE, encoded by the coding sequence ATGCCTGGAGAGCAGCCCCAGGGAGCACCACCCCCGGCCAGGACTGGGGCCCTGCAGCCGTGCCAGGTGGCCGGTGGCCTGGGCGGCCCCTGCCAGCCCCCCCACGAGGACCACGCCCCGGCCAGCAGGCCCGCCAAGGCCGCCAGGGAGACTGGCCGTGGGGCCCCGGCTGTGGAGCCCCCGGAAGCCCAGCTGCTGCCGGCCAGGGAGGGGGTGCCCAAGGCCCCGCTCCTGAGGACCCAGGCCCTGGGTGGCGGCCCTGGGAAGGGGGGAGGCCTCCGGGGCCCCCCAGGGAGGAGCCGCTCACAGACTCACGTGCGGCTGGCAGCGGGGGCGGCCGGCAGCGCCCAGCAGCCCTACAGCCCGAGCATCGCCAGCTCGAGGGCCAAACCCGCCCTGGACGAGGCCCCCGAGGGCCACCAGCTCGAGGCCCCCCATCCTCCAGAGGCAGAGGCCCCCCGGCCTCCCCTCAGGCCCGGCCTCCCAAGAACCGAGGCCCGGCCTCCTCCTGAAGAGCTCAGCTTCCGAAGGTGCTTCCCGGAGACCCCCTCCAGCTTTACCTCCACCAACTATACCTCAGCGAACGCCGCGCCCGGGCCCCCCGCCCTGCGGGCCCCCCCGAGCAGGGGCGCCAGCCCCCTCGGGCCGGCCTCCCACCCGGAATTCCAGGCCAGCGGGGCGGACTCCTGGCCTCTCGCTGCTGAGAACAGCTTCCTAGGTGCTAATTTCGGGGTCCCCCCCACAGAGCCAGAGCCGTTCCCCGAAGGCGGCAGGCCGGGCGGCCCCGTGGGGGTCCccttccagttctccttcccGGAGCTGCCCGGGCCGGGCACAAAACCCTTCCCCGCAGACACGGCCGGGCACGAGTTTGCCAACAGGGCCCTCGTGTTTGCCTTCCACCAGCCCCCAGGAGCGTGGCCAGAGGGGGCCGTGGGCACGGGCCCCGCCTACCCGcccgcaccccagcccctgccctgctaCCCCGGCCAGCCGGGCACCCTCGATCCCCCCAGCAACCTCAGCGGTGCCCTCCCGGCCCCGGGGGTGGCTCGCCCGGCCCCGACCCCCTTCTCAGATGGTCTGCACAAGAGCCTGACCAAAGTCCTTCCCGAGAGGCCGCCTTCAGCCCAGGACGGGCTGGGGAGCCCGAGGGGGCCCCTGAACCCCTTGCCCCAGAGACGTTTACCGGGGCAGGCGTGTGGAGCCAGGGTGGACACCAGCCCGGGGCCTCTGGACACCGAGCTGGCCACCCCGGGGCCCCCAGCGGCCAGACTGCCCCCGCTGTGGGACCCTGTGACAGCACCTTACCCCACGCCTGCCCTGGGGCCCCCGGCCGCCGCCAGGAACCCGTTCTTCAAAGGCCAGCCCGGCCCCGGCCAGCGGCTCTGCCTGCCCCAGAGCCCCCCACTGCCCTGGGCCCAGCTGCTCCCGACGGCCGGGCCGAGCCCCCACCAGATGGAGGTGCAGAGCCGGCTGCCTTTCCCCACGGCGGCCCCCGAGTGGCAGGGGGGCAGCCAGGGAGCCCTGGGTGCGGCCGGCCAGACGGCGGGGCCCGGGGCGAAGCTGGTGGCCGTGAGAAGTGGCGCAGGCCAGCTGGGCGGCTCCCCGGGGCTGTTCTCCTACAGCGGGGCGCAGGACGCGGGAGCCCAGCCCCTGTTCTTTGGGGTGCCGCAGCCCCAGCTCTCACCCCGGGGGACCCCCAGCCTGCCCCCGCCCAGGGTGGTGGGGGCCTCCCCCAGCGAGTCGCCGCTGCCGTCGCCGGCCACCAACACGGCCGGCAGCACCTGCTCCTCCCTGTCGCCCCTGTCCAGCAGCCCGGCCAACCCCAGCTCGGAGGAGAGCCAGCTCCCGGCCCCGCTGGGGCCCCCCGCCTTCTTCCACCAGTCCCCGGAGCAGCCCCCGCACGCCCACCCCCGACACTTCCCCCCAGCAGAGCCGCCGGCCAAGGCCTTCCCGTTCCCTGCCGACGGGCTGGGGGCCGAGGGCGCCCCGTTCCCCCACGAGCCGCCCCCATACCCGGCCCAGCACTTTGCGCTCAGCAGCGCCAGCCTGGACCAGCTGGACGTGCTGCTCACCTGCCGGCAGTGCGACCGCAACTACAGCAGCCTGGCTGCCTTCCTGGCACACCGGCAGTTCTGCGGCCTGCTGCTGGCCAGGGCCAAGGATGGTTCCCCGCAGCCCCAGGGCCCCCCGGGGCTCCCCTCGCCCTGCGCCGCCGCCCCCAAGGCAGCCGCCGACACTCTGGCGGGCGGGCTGGGCCACGGCAAGGCCGTCCCCTTCCTGCTGGCCGGGGACGTCCAGGCGGACGGCAAAGACGAGGCCCTGAGGATGAGCTTCCTGCCCGGCCtggccgccgctgccgccgccgccgccttccCGCTGCCCCCCGCGGAGCTGGACTTGGAGGACGACGCCAAGCTGGACAGCCTCATCACCGAGGCGCTCAACGGCATGGAGTACCAGCCGGACAGCCCGGAGATCGACAGCAGCTTCATAGACGTCTTCACCGACGAGGAGCCTCCCGGCCCCAGAGGCCCcggcacaggacagccccccaagGCCAGGCCGGGGCCGGCCCCGGAGAGCAGAGCCCAGCCCCCGCTCGCCGCCCCCACGGCGGAGCTGCAAGACCCCCGCGCCGCAGATGGGGGCTGCCCGGCCCGGAGCAGGCCCAAAACCCGCTCTCTGGGTGTCCCCCCTGCTGAGGCCGAGGCCGGCAGCCTGGTGCGGCCGCAGAGGAGGGGGAAGCAGCTGAAGCTGTTCCGGAAAGAGCCGGACGTGGCCAGCACCGCCGAGGGGCCCGGGGGAGGCGCCAGGGCCTCCTCCTGCCTGCGGCCCCGGAGGAAGAAGGGCAGCCGGGAGGAGCGGCCCCGCGCCCGGGACCTCGGGACTCCGGCCAACAAGGGCCGTGGGGGTCCCAACACCCAGGTCCCCAGGGCCAGCCCTGTCCCCGAGGAGACCAGGAGCCCCAGGCACCTCCGCCCGCCCCCCAGGAAGGACGCCAGGAGGAGGAAGGCCGGGGCCGGCACCTGGAGCAAGGAGCTGATCCACAAGATTGTGCAGCAGAAGAACAAGCTCCACCACCGGCGGCGGCAGGCGCGGGGGGCCCACGGCAGGCGCGGCTCCCTGGTGGCGGAGGGACCCCAGCCCGGCGGCGCCCAGGACAGAGGGCTCCGGGAGAGCGAGGACATCTCCGAGTCGGAGGACGAGTTTCCCCGGAGGCAGCAGCCGGGCTCTGGCTCCAGGGGCCGGCCCCGCCGCGGCAGCTGCCGGCGCTGGCACCACcgaggggagaagaggaaggacgGGGACTCGGCCCCGGGGCCCAGAGCGGACGGGGAGCTGCAGGAACCCAGGCAGGCGGTGACGCAGGACACCGGGGGGCTCCCCAGCCCGGAGCGGCCACACAGCCCTCGCCCAGGCCCCCCGCCCGGCCTGGAGGCTACAGAGAGAGGCCCCGAGTGTGCCGACCACCCCACGGCGGCCCCCCAGCAGTCCCCACGGGTCCCCACCGAGACCCACCCCCCCGAGGAAAACCCCCCTTCGCTGGACGTCCCCCAGGTGGCCAAGAGGCCTGAAGTTGCCGAAGAGACACCCCCTGACCCCACGAAACTCGGAGAGGTCCCGAGGTCTCCTCCAGCCGCCCGTGTGACAGGGAGCCCCGGGCCCCCCACTCCTGAGCGAGCCCCACCTGGCAGAGAGGACGCCGGTCGCCCCAGGCCACCGGGAGGCTTCCCTGATGCCGCGCCCCAACGAGGAAGCTCACCAGCACCGGGTACCGGCGGTCCGCTGGGCGCCCCGGGGTGCACAAGGCCCCCTGCATCCCGTGACGGCGGGGacgcccctgccccccagccagGAGGGTTCCTGGGGCCCCTTGCTAACGCCACCAGTGCTGCCTACCCCGAAGCCACGGTCCCACTCTCAAAGAACTCTGATCTTGGCGGTGGCCCCGCACATGCTAACAGCGGACACCCCACCATGGGGGTTCCAGTTGCCAAAAGGGGGCCCCATCCCCACAGCGGCCCCCCCAGGGAACTGTTCCTTGCACCCAAAGACCTGGCCGGCTGCCTCCTGGAAGATCTGTACCCCAAGCCCCCCGCCGTGGACGCCCCGCCAGCCCGGAGCAGCCCCTGTCTGAGCCCAGGCGGGGCCGACACTTGTTCCCTGGCACCAAAGCTGCCGGAGCGTCCGCCTTACTCAGCTGAGACGGACCCAGGCAAAGCCGGGTCGCCGCTGACCTTGGAGTCCACGTCCCTCTTCGCGGGGCTGGCCGTGGACGGGTTCTGCCCGCCCCTCTACGACGGCCACGTGCCGCTTGCCCGCGCCGGCCCTGCCCCAGGGAAGCCCCGGCTCGACCCACCTTacccctccttcctgctgctcGAAGACGTAGCCCCGATGCTGCCCGGCCACTTTCCCGGCCTCTCCTCGGCGGGGGCGGCGTTCGGGGACAAGTGTCCCGGGGAGGGGACGCCCAGCCCTCCCCCCGCGCCTGGGAGGAGAGACGGACACGGTGCCACTTTCGTGCGCAGCCTGTCAGAGGAGGAACTGGAGATCCGGAGGCTGGTCACCGAGCTGGAGAGTCAGCTGGGGAGAGGCGGAGGCTCGCCCGGGGCCCCGGGGCAGCGTGGAGAGGCCGAGCGGGCCGGCGGGGCGCACGCGAGCTCCGGCACGGAGCCATCCGGCCCCCACGGGGACGCGGCTGAGCTCGCGGGTGCCGGGGAACCGAGTCCACACCGGGGAGGCGCAGAAACAGCCGAGGACGCCACGGAAGGGGCTCCTGGGAGCCGCCCGGGGCAGGGGCCCCACCCAGCCTCGCGCCCTGCGGGAGAAGCGGCCGCCCCCTGGGCCGGCTCCCAGGAAGACCTGGCGTTGGGGGCCTCTCTCGGCCCCCCAGGGAACAGCGTCAGTTTTCAGCTGGCGCAGGAAGCCGGAGTCTCCCAGGCGGGAGGAGAAGGTGGGGTCCCCCCGGACGTCCCCCTGCCGGCCCTGGGCGGGCAGCCGGGGCCTCTGCTGGCTGCTGAGAGGCTGGCAAAGCGCGGCCCAAACCGCCATCTTCCGTTTCCTAAAAGTGAAGACAGCGCCCACCTGGCACCTGGCTTTGCGTTTCAGGGTGATGGGGTGCCACCTCTGGATGCCACCGGGCCCCCTGGGGTCCCTCCTAGCGAAGCCGCCCAGGGGCCCTttgtgggcagggcaggtggggccgGGGGGCTCCTGCACCCCCTGGCAGGGGGTCCCGGCTCTGAGGGTATTGAGTTTGCACCGGCGGGGGCCTCCTCGCTGACTGCCCCCCCAGGCAGAGAGGCCCAGGCTGTCCCTGTGCCGGGTCCGGCCTGTGCACCTGACGCTGGCCCTGGTGGGAGGCCCCAAGACCCAACCTCGAACCCCCAACTCCAGCTCCTGGGGGCCGAGGCAGGTGGGATCACAGATGACACCTGGGGCAGACAGGGGCCACCACCTGCGGTTGCCCAGAGCCCACCTGCGGTTGCCCAGAGCCCTCTGCGAGGGGACTCGTCGGCTCTGGAAGGGCACTGTGTGAGGGGCAGGGACGTGGCCTGCAGCCCTACCCAGGGCTCCCCCAGGGGTGAGCAGGGGACAGCTGTCCCTGCAGTGGCCGGACGTCAGCTGGGGCCCAAGGCAGATGGACACCTGGGCTTGCTCAGCCTTTCTCAGGGGCCTGAGGGCCAAGGCCAAGCCAGCCGGCTTCGGCCAGATAACTGGGGGCTTGCTGGGGGGCCAGAGAGCCCGTCCCTGGGCACGGGTCCTGAAACACCGCTGGCCAGGCCCGCCGGGGGTGCTGGGGCGGCACTGGAGGGACTCAGGGTGGCCTCGGGCCTTCAGGTGGAGGCACAGCCCTCCCCGAGCCGCCCCTTCCCTGCGGGAGAGCCCCCGACAGCAGCCCACGCCCAGAGTGGGGCTGAGGACCAGAGTCCGGGGAAGACTGCCAGCCCAGGCCTGCACAAGCAGCTGCCACTCTCGGGGCCCGGCCCATCGTCACCCCTCGGGGGCCTGGGCGCCTGTGCCCCCTCACCCACCACTCCAGCCACCCCAAGTCCCTGCAGCCCCAAACACCTGCCCCAGCAGGACCCCCCTATCTGGACTTCTGGTGCCACCGGGGTCACAGGACAGCAGAGGGGGCTGCTCCCGGTGTCCCCACCCGGCCCCGGGCTCCTGCCGGCCTGTCCCCCTGGGTGGGCACCTCTGGGAGGGGCCGGCTGTGTCCAAGCCCCCACGGGCGATGGAGCTGGGGGGCCCCCAGGGGCTGCCCCATCCTGTGACCCTAAGGAGACTTTAGCTCACCACCCTCTCCTAGGGGACCCCCCCTCGCAGCCTGGCTGCATCAGCATCTCGGGGGACAGCACTCGGAGACCTCCAGAGGCATCCAGGAGAGAGAGACCAGGGCAGTCTCCTGCCCGTGACACCCCGCCTCCCCCCGTGGGGGCCACTCCCCCCAGAGTGACCAGCCTTCCCGCCAAAGATGAGACATGGCCCGCCAGAGGGCTTCAGGCGCCAGACACCCCATGCAGCGGGgcaccagcccccaccagccccgATGGGTCACCGGAagacccctcctccctctcccaaagCAACACCGCCCAACTAGGCCGCAAGGAAGCGCAGGATGTCCTGGCTGTGCCCGCTGACCCCACCGTGCTGGGGGCCGCAGGGCCAGACCGCCACACCTGCCTGGAAGGTGAGTCGGGGGCCAGCAGCCAGGGACAGCCGGAGCTGGGGGCGCCTGAGGCCCGGCAGGCCAGCGTCACCGAGGTGCCTGCCACGGTCACCTGCCCTTCCGCAGGGCTGTGCCTGGGCAGTACCGCATTTCCAAGCAGCACAGCCGGAGACTCCAGGCCCCGCTACCCCCAAAGCCACAGAAATGTCCCCTACCAGGTGCCCCAAGAAGATCCCCTCAGTCCCCAAGACCCCGAACAGAGGCCGCACAGCTTTAAAAAGAAGCCGGTGTCCACTGAGAATGGCCTCTGGAAGGGCCAGGCCCCCGGGGGGCCGCCGGTGACCTGCGAGGTCTGCTCGGCCTCCTTCCGCTCCAGGCCGGGCCTGAGCCGGCACAAAGCGAGGAAGCACCAGCTGCACAAGGCCACCGCCCAGCCGCGCCTGGCTGCCCCGACCACGAGCCGGCCCCCCGGGAAGAAGAGCCACAGGGCGCCCAGGAAGGACAGAGCACGTCACCCGCTCACAGGAGGCCCCTGCCGTGCGGCCAGGCCACCTTCCGCCCCGGGCTCCAAGGAGGTCAGGCCGGGGCTCGGTGCTCCCAGAACACCGGGCTCCCCGCCCGGCCAGCAGCCTCGCCCCCCAGGCCTGCAGGAGCATGGGGTGCGTGTGCAGGCCCCGGCCCCCGAGCCCGGCAGACCAGCCCCACTGGGGGCGGGCGAGCGCCCTCCCAaacaggcagaggagagagaggaccGGACGCCACCCACGGAGCCCCCCAGCCACTCAGCGGGgaaatcaaagaagaaaggagggaagccGGGAGCGAGGAGGTTCCGGGAGAGAGCTCGGGGCCCTCCCGATGGGATTTTGGATAAAGCCCGCAGGAGCCCAGCGGCTGCAGCTGCCAACCGCCCGGCCCCTCCGAGCTGCCGCCTCCCGCTGGAAGGAGACCTGGGGCCCCGGGGGATGGAGGGTACCCTGGAGACGGTCGCCGCGGAGACGGGCACGGGGGCCCTGCGTGCAGAGGGGACATCCAGAGACCAGGCCACATGTCAACGGAGGATGGAGGAGGCACCTGCTGGGGAATGGCCGGTTGGGCCCGAGGGAGCCTTGGTGAGGGAGCCCTGGGGACCGCCGGAGGCCGGCACGGTGGCTTGTGGAGAGCCACCGCAGGCCGCCAGGAGCAAGTCTGCAGCGGACAGCGGAGGGGCCCAGAGCGGGCCCGAGGAGGGTGTCTGGGAGGGGCACACGCCCCCCCTGAGCCCCCCGGGTCCTCCCGAGACCCCCGGCTCTAAGAGGGGCCTCCTGGACGAGCCGGCAGCCCGGGGTGCAGTCCCGGGACCTGAGGACCCCACTCCCGGGGCTCCCAGTCCCGGCCTGGGGGACCCTCTGAGCTTGTTCGACGACGAGGTCTCCTTCTCCCAGCTCTTCCCTCTGTGCGGCCGCTTGACCCGCAAGAAGAGGAACCCGCGCGTGTACGGGAATCGAGGCGAGAAGCCGAGGCGCCCGCCGCCGCTGCCCCAGCCGGGCAGCAGCGAGGCTGGGGGCCGCTCCCCGCTGCTCTGCGCCCGCCTGCCCACCGACCTCAGCGACTCAGGCTCCCTCTGCCTCTCGCAGGAGGAGCCCTGGGAGGACGAGGCCGCCGGCCTGCCAGAGTCCTTCCTCCCCGACGGGTTCCTGATTAGCAAGGTGCCCGGGCTCAGCCTGTGGGCCTCCGAGCCCAGCGGGGAAGCCGGCACCGAGAAGGCGCCCGCCCACCGCCCCGAGGATGATCTCCCCGAGCTGCACATGGTCCCCGCTGCGTGGCGAGGCCGGGAGCTGTGGGTCCCCACGGATGACACACCCTCTTCTCTCGGGGACGTGAGCCCTGAGCCCCCCAACCTGGAGAGGGAGGGGTATGCCACCTCGCTCCCTGCCTCGGACTTTGAGGTGCTCAGCCCCAAGCTTGAGGTGCAAGACCTGTGCTTCCTGGGACCCTTTGAAGACCCCTCGGATCTCCCCGGCACCAGCTTCCTCGACTTCGAGGCCACAGCGATGTCACAGGGGCCACGGAAGGAAAGGACGGAGGAGGTGGCGGCCAGgccggggagggctgggggcccgGAGCCGCCGCCcgcccagggcaggagggcctCGTACAAGTGCAGGGCGTGCTTCCAGCGCTTCCGCGGGCTGGCCGAGCTGGACCTGCACAAGCTGGCGCACAGCCCCTCGCCGCCGCCCACCTGCTACATGTGCGTGGAGCGCAGGTTCGGCTCGCGCCAGCTGCTGCGGGAGCACCTGCAGGACAAGCACCTGCAGGGCAAGGCGGGGCCCTGGGCCTGCGGCATGTGCCTCAAGGAGGTGGCCGACGTCTGGATGTACAACCAGCACCTGCGGGAGCACGCGGTGCAGTTCGCGCGCAGGGGGCAGGTGCGCAGGTGCCTGGGGGACCTGCCCGGGTGCCTGgagggtggcggcggcggcggtggcatCTCGGCCTTCCTGAGCAGCGTCCCGGAACCAGCATCCAAGCCCCACAGGGGCAAGCGCGCCGGGGGCAAGGCGCAGGCGCGGGGGCCGGGGAAGGAGAGCCCGAGGGAGCGCGCGAAGCCCCGGGCGCGAGGTGGCGCCGCGACACCGGACGGCGTCTCCGCCCCCGCGACCCCTGCCGCAGCCGGCAGCTCCGCCGCCCTCCCCGGCCCCAGCAAGACGCCCCCCAGCCCGTCCCCCGACCCGTGGTCCAGCGGCGAGCCCCTCCTGCAGGCCGTCCCGGTGCACGCGGACTGCAAGGACCCGTCCCGCGACTGCCACCACTGCGGGAAGCGGTTCCCCAAGCCCTTCAAGCTGCAGCGGCACCTGGCGGTGCACAGCCCGCAGCGCGTCTACCTGTGCGCGCGCTGCCCGCGCGTCTACGCCGAGCACCGCGAGCTGCTGGCGCACCTGGGCGCGGCGCACGGGGCGGAGGGGCCGCGCGAGCCGCAGCACACCCCGCTGTACGCCTGCGAGCTCTGCGCCAACGTCATGCACATCATCAAGAAGTCCTTCGCCTGCAGCTCCTGCAACTACACCTTCGCCAAGAAGGAGCAGTTCGACCGCCACATGGACAAGCACCTGCGGCGGGGCCAACAGCCCTTCACGTTCCGCGGGGTCCGGAGGCCGGGAGCCCCCGCGCAGAAGGCCCCGGCCCTCGAGGGCGCGCTGCCCAGCAAACGGCGCAGGGTGGCCGTGCCCAGCGGCCCCCCGGGCCCCGGCGTGGACGGGCCACTGTCTGGGGGcagcagcccagccctgctccaggtcCGCCCGGAGGCGGCTCCCGGCTCCACCGAGGGAACGCCCGAGACCCTGGAGAGGCCCGAAGACCCGGGGGGCCCCACAGTGAGCTGGCGAGACCTGCCCCCTGACCTCCAGGAGGACCCACCCCCCGCTCTGTCTCCCTTCCCGGCGGCCTTGGCTGAGGGCAACGGTGGCCATGAGCCGGACGGAGCCCTGGAGATGAGGCCGGAGGATGAGGCTCCCCCAGGCAGCCCCGGGCCTCTCCTCGTCCAGTCCACTCTGCTGCCCGGGGAGCCCCTGCCCCGGCCAGGCGCCAGGGGCCAAGCCACAGAGGGAAAGGGGGCTCCTCTCCCGCCCTCGGGGAGACGCAGGGTCCCCAGCCCCCGTGGCAAGTGTGGCCCTGAACACTCCCAGGAagacccctccccgccccagaAGGAGAAGCAAGCGTCCACCTGCCACGTGGTGCCTGAGGGGGGCACGGGGGTCCCCTCCCACAAGGGCATTGCCACCAGGCCGGGTGGCTGCCAGAGTTCATCAAAGGACAGGTCAGCggcgcccacccccagcccagcgcCCAAGCTCCCCCTGCAGCCACGGAAGGCCTCGGGGAGCCTGGCGCCCGGAGAGCTGGTCCGCGGCACCGAGAACGGGACGAAGGCCACCACCCCCAAAGACAGGCCGGGGCCCAGCTCCCAGGGCAGTGGGGGCCCCCGCCCCAGCACCAAGACGGGGGGTGGCAGCCAGCCCCAGCCGGCCAGCGGGCAGCTCCAAAGTGAGACAGCCAGCACCCCGGCCAGGCCCGGCTTCCCTGGCCACAGCCCCGCACCCGACAAGACGCCCCCGCAAGCCCAAGCCAAGGGCTGCACCAAGGGGCCCGGGGGGGCTGGCGACCAGGGGCCCCGGCGGAGCCCAGGCCCCCGGGAGAAGGGCGGGGGCggtgagaagaggaggaagggccaGGTCCCGGGGCTGCCAAGCAGCGAAAATGTGGGGAGCTTGGGGAGAGCCCCGCCGGCCCCCGACAGACCTCCCCGGGCCCCTCGAAAGCAGGCGACCCCCAGCCGTGTGCCCCCCGCCAAGCCCAGACCCAGTAGCCAGAACAGCAAGCCCAGGCCGCAGCCCTCGGAGCCCAAGGAGGCTCCGGGCAGGGCCTTCGCCCAGGAGAGACCCCCGCTCAGGCCCCCCCGGAGGGGCAGAGCTGTCCACAGTCCTGACCCCCCCGGCCGCGGCTACCGGACCGCCGAGGCCCAGAGTGACCTTCTCAGCCAGCTCTTCGGGCAGAGACTGACTGGCTTCAAGATTCCCTTAAAGAAAGACACTTCTGAGTAA